A stretch of the Pelodiscus sinensis isolate JC-2024 chromosome 8, ASM4963464v1, whole genome shotgun sequence genome encodes the following:
- the DKK1 gene encoding dickkopf-related protein 1, protein MLLLLCAEGAARLCVALAAALCCSAWAGAAFGPSLNSNAIKSLPPGGATGPAGSSGSAAPADPVLLEEGNKHQPVEPHQPYTCSEDEDCAPDEFCSSAPRGASPATALCLACRKRRKRCLRHAMCCPGNYCNNGMCVPTEQGHFNPGEMEETIIESDHSIPDLHPKRTTSSSRLPHLKGQESTTCLRSSDCAAGLCCARHFWSKICKPVLKEGQVCTRHRRKGAHGLELFQRCYCGEGLSCRLQRDYATTNSSRLHTCQRH, encoded by the exons atgctgctgcttctgtgcgcGGAGGGCGCTGCCCGCCTGTGCGTGGCGCTGGCGGCCGCTCTGTGCTGCTCCGCCTGGGCCGGTGCCGCGTTCGGCCCCAGCCTCAACTCCAACGCCATCAAGAGCCTGCCGCCAGGCGGCGCCACCGGACCAGCGGGCTCCTCCGGCAGTGCCGCGCCCGCGGACCCGGTCCTGCTCGAGGAGGGTAACAAGCACCAGCCCGTCGAGCCCCATCAG CCTTACACGTGCTCGGAAGACGAGGACTGCGCCCCGGACGAGTTCTGCTCCAGCGCTCCGCGCGGGGCCAGTCCCGCAACCGCTCTCTGCCTGGCCTGCAGGAAACGCCGGAAGCGCTGCCTGCGCCACGCCATGTGCTGCCCGGGCAACTACTGCAACAACG GGATGTGCGTGCCCACGGAGCAAGGCCACTTCAACCCCGGGGAGATGGAGGAGACCATCATCGAGAGCGACCATAGCATTCCAGACCTGCATCCCAAAAGGACCACATCGTCTTCCCGGCTACCCCACCTGAAAG GTCAGGAAAGTACCACCTGCCTCCGCTCTTCTGACTGTGCTGCTGGATTGTGCTGTGCTCGTCACTTCTggtccaaaatctgtaaacctgtCCTTAAGGAAGGCCAAGTATGCACCAGACACAGAAGGAAAGGCGCTCATGGCCTGGAGCTTTTCCAGCGTTGCTACTGTGGAGAAGGTCTGTCCTGCCGGCTACAAAGAGATTATGCAACCACCAACTCTTCCAGACTGCATACCTGCCAAAGACATTAA